From Parasteatoda tepidariorum isolate YZ-2023 chromosome 1, CAS_Ptep_4.0, whole genome shotgun sequence, one genomic window encodes:
- the LOC107447010 gene encoding uncharacterized protein isoform X1, whose product MDWSKEIQLYLSAIFIIFIHSVVAPTPLAYVRTSGKREKGLGIHRIPERVEVAACMGRCQQTPSCICARISNTGSGVCEVFTNQSNPNILNPDGFVYYAAAKYKETLETESLALAKPSYQSSTYRLKNVKYTADRANDGNRNVEGFLQPYFAHTMDGSDSEPWPWWQVDMEEEYVVTGIYILNRRNWAFRLHDIQVRVGNVKLNKKWDDIIFEENSLCGEHVGGGIGDAVVSKFICLPCPLHGRYISVQIVKFCGDCPENEANVLQLAEVDVYGFKHIP is encoded by the exons atggacTGGAGTAAAGAAATACAACTTTATTTATcagcaatatttataatattcattcattCTGTG GTAGCTCCTACACCACTGGCTTATGTGCGAACAAGTGGAAAGCGAGAAAAGGGATTAGGAATCCATCGGATACCAGAAAGAGTAGAAGTTGCAGCCTGCATGGGAAGATGTCAACAAACCCCATCATGCATCTGTGCCAG AATTTCCAACACAGGAAGTGGCGTCTGTGAAGTTTTTACCAACCAGAGTAATCCTAATATTCTAAATCCTGATGGTTTTGTCTACTATGCAGCC gctAAGTACAAGGAGACTTTGGAAACCG agaGTCTGGCTTTAGCAAAGCCTTCCTACCAAAGCTCAACCTATCGATTAAAGAACGTGAAATATACAGCAGACAGGGCAAATGACGGAAACAGAAATGTCGAGGGCTTCCTTCAGCCATACTTTGCCCACACGATGGACGGATCTGATTCTGAACCCTGGCCATGGTGGCAAGTTGATATGGAAGAAGAATACGTCGTAACAGGAATTTACATTCTGAACCGAAGAAACTGGG CTTTCCGTTTACACGACATTCAAGTTCGAGTTGGAAACGTGAAACTGAACAAGAAATGGGATGACattatttttgaggaaaattcaTTGTGTGGTGAACACGTAGGAGGTGGGATAGGTGATGCCGTTGTCAGTAAGTTCATCTGCTTGCCATGTCCACTCCATGGTCGCTATATCAGTGTTCAGATAGTGAAATTCTGCGGTGATTGTCCTGAGAATGAAGCAAACGTTCTACAGTTAGCCGAGGTTGACGTTTATGGATTCAAGCATATTCCCTAG